DNA from uncultured Fretibacterium sp.:
ATGGCGCTGGAGGCGGCATTGAGGCGGGGTAAGCCTGAGATATTCAACACGGACCGGGGCGGTCAATTTACTTGTTGCATTTGGCTTGACAATCTAGCAAGTCAAAACATAAAATGCTAGACTAAAGGGCAACGTGGTGAAACGGTGATAAGGAGGAGCAAGGAGGACTTTCGTCGTTCCGGGGGGCGATTCCCTTTGAGGAGAATTCTTTAAGTTTAAGTAAGTTTAAGATTGAGAGGTCCGTCTACTTTTCATGATCTCCTGGATTTACGGATGTTGTTCACGTTGTTTTTTGGTGTTTTCTGCCGGCATCTCGCTTGTTGTAAATACATGCGGATGCGTCGATTTTTCAGAAGAAGACCCTACGAGAAGGGAATGATTTTTAATGCAGCGTTTTGTGAATGACCCCTCCAGGATCGTTGATGACATGCTTGTTGGATTCCTGAGAAATTATTCTTCTCTGTTGGCTCCCACAAATAATCCCCGCGTCGTCAAAACCCGTATGGCCGGAGAAAAGGGGCGGGTGGGCATAGTGACCGGAGGAGGATCGGGTCACAAACCCGCTTTTGTAGGGTATTTGGGGCGTAACATGGTGGATGCGGTGGCAGTGGGTGAAATTTTCTCGTCGCCCCCGGCTCAGGCCTTTTATGACGCCTTCCTTGCGGCCGATGGCGGAGTGGGCGTTGCCTGTCTGTATGGCAACTATGCCGGGGATAACATGAATGTCAAAATGGCCCGGGAACTGGCGGAGGAGGACGGCATCAAAGTTATGACCGTCGTGGCGAACGATGACGTCGCCTCGGCCCCCAAGGGACAGGAGAAAAAACGCCGAGGTGTTGCAGGCGAGGTGTTGATGTGGAAGGTCGGCGGGGCCAAGGCGGCTCGTGGCGCCTCGCTCGAGGAGGTCGTTGCCGCAGCTCAGAAGGCCATCGACAATACCCGCAGTGTGGGGGTCGGGCTTACGCCCTGCACGATTCCTGCCGTCGGCAAGCCCAATTTCCAGATTGCACCGGGCAAGATGGAGCTGGGGATAGGACATCATGGGGAACCGGGTATACGCGTTGAAGACTTAGGAGACGCGGATGCAGTAGCTGAGAAGATGGTGGATATTGTTGTCCCCGATCTTCCTTTTGTGGCAAACGACGAGGTGGTTGTCCTGCTCTCCGGGCTGGGGGCGACGCCCGTTATGGAGCTCTATGTCCTTTTCGGCAAGGTCGCCGAACTCCTGGAGAAGCGGGGACTCCGGATTTATTCCTCCTACGTGGGCAATTATTTTACCTCCCTTGAGATGATGGGGGCCACCCTGACGGTCATGAAGCTGGACGATGAGCTCAAGGAGCTCATGGATATGGAAGCGGAGAGCATGGGGTTGACCCAGTTTGGAAGGTGACGTTATGTCGTTTTTTCTGAATAAGGACGGAGCGGCCATCGTGAGGTCTCTGATCGGGACGATACAAAAAAATAAGGACTATCTCAGTGAGATCGATGGTGCGATCGGCGACGGCGATCACGGGGTCAACATGGAAAAGGGCTTTTCCCTCTGTGAATCTCGGGTCGATTGGCCGACGGCTACGTTCTTCGATGCAGCGAGGGCGTTGAGCCGGATCCTTATGATGGAGATAGGCGGATCCATGGGGCCAATCTATGGAACTTTTTTTGGAGAAATGGCTAAAGTGGCCAAGGGCAAGGAGAGTCTTTCGCCCGAGGATTTCAGTGAGATGCTCCACGGCGCCATTTCAGGGATAGAGGGATTGGGGGGAGCCCAATTGGGGGACAAGACCCTGTTGGATACGCTTATCCCTGCGGTTAATGCTTTTGACGCAGCTCTGGCGGAGAAGCGCGATTTTAAAATGGCCCTCTCCGCTATGTCCGAAGCGGCGCAAAAGGGGTGGGAGGCGACCAAGGATATGGTGGCAAAAGTTGGGCGGGCCAGCCGTTTGGGGGAGCGCTCCCGCGGCGTCCATGATGCGGGAGCGACATCGTGCTGCCTCTTGCTGACGACTTTGGCCGAATCGATAACGCCTTTGCTCAAGTTCTGAGGGGTCCGAAGGGTATGGGCGCCGGAGAGGTGAAACATCCGCATGGAGCGGGGGTGCCTAGTATGGAAAGACAAAGAACCGATAGAAAGAACTGATGAAGACAAGAGAGGGGAAGTGTCGCTATGAGTCTTCTCATGGGCTGCGATAATGCAGCGGTTTCCTTTAAGGAAAAAATCCTTGCCTTCTTGAGGGATAGAAATGTGGAAGTTGAGGACGTGGGGGTTCATTCCGAGTTGGATGAGGAGCCTTATCCCGAGGTTGCAGCCCGCCTGGCAAGGCGGATTATCGAAAGCGGTTATACGAAAAAAGGCGTTTTGTTCTGCGGTACGGGTATCGGTATGGCAATAACGGCCAATAAATTTCCTGGGATTTATGCGACCCCGGTACACGACGTTTATTCGGCTGAGCGGGCTTGCCTCAGCAACGATGCGAACGTGATCACCATGGGAGCGCGTGTCGTCGGCGTCGAGTTGGCGGAAAGGCTGCTGACGGAATGGTTGTCATTGGAGTTCATTCCGGGGCGTTCCTCCTCGAAACTCGAGGCGATCAAACGCATCGAGAAGGAGAACTTCAAGACATTTCAATAAATAAGTTTATGTACCCTGTGAAAGCTCTGTCCAAATTACGGATTGTTCTCGCAGTCTGACGCAGCGTCCTCAGAAAAGGGGATGAACTGCACGGCTGTGGATTCGGAGGAGGGGGTTGGGTTTGGAAAGCCGCACCGAAAAACTGGAACTTAAGGATGGTTACCTGCAGCGCCCCTTCTGGGAGAGGGCAAAACCCTATCTTATTATCGCGCCCGCCCTGCTTTTAACCATCGGAATTTTATATCCTTTTGGAATGGCAGTTTATTATTCGTTGACGAACCTCTCTTTCAGGCGCCCCACGGTGCGTTTCACGGGCTTTGCCAACTGGGGCGAGATGTTCAGGGAACCCTCATTCTGGCATGCCGTTTGGGTGACGGTCAAATATGCTTTCGTCACGACCGTTTCGGAAATCCTTCTGGGATTGGGTATCGCTCTTCTTATCTGTAAGAAGGACAACTTCTTTTCAAGAGCCCTAAAGGTCCTGTTGGTTTTTCCCCTGATGGTCGCCCCGGTTATCGCGACCATCATCTGGCAGCTCATGACCAATACCTCCGTGGGTATCCTTGAGAAATTCCTCAATCTGTTTGGGGTGTATGGCTTTCCCTGGGCATCCTCCCCATCTACGGCGCTCTTCACCGCGGCTCTCATCGATATATGGGTTTATACTCCCTTTGTCATTGTCCTTGTCGTAGCGGGGATTAATTCGTTGCCGAAGTCTCCCTTCGAGTCGGCGCAGATTGATGGCGGCTCTCCGTGGTTTACCTTTAAGAATTTGACCCTGCCGATGTTGAAGCCCTTCCTTTACATCGCCTTGATCTTTCGCCTGATGGCCTCCATGCAGGAGTACGGCATTATTTTTGCCCTGACTAAAGGCGGACCCGGAGACACATTGATGAACCTGTCGTTGACCGCGTACAACAAGGGGTTTGCGTTCCTGAAATTTGGGGAGGCCATGCCCTATATTCTGTTCCTTTGGGTTATCATCTATATCATCAGCAAGAAATTGGTTTCCAATTGGCTTCTGGTTCAGAAAAAGGCCTCGGGGCGATAGGAGGGACCAACGTTGAAAAACAGACTTATGGAAGCGTGTGCACGCAATGCCGCCCTTCTTCTCTGGGCCCTTTTCGCGCTTTTTCCGCTTGTCTGGATGCTGATCATTTCGTTCAAAAGTGATGCTCAGATGTTCAACACCACATTTTTCTTCGATCCGACATTGGAGAATTACCGAGAGGTCCTGTTGAAGACAAACTACTTCAAATGCTTTATGGACAACCTGATTGTCAGCGCCGGCGCCGTCCTGTTATCCATAATCGTTGGCGTCCCGGCAGCCTATTCCCTTGCTCGATTCTCCTTTCGGGCCAAGGAGGATTTGGCGTTCACCATTCTTTCCTTCAAGTTCGCGCCTGAAATCCTCGTCGTCCTCCCTTTATTCCTGATTTACCAGAAGATAGGGCTCTATGATACTTATTTGGGGCTCAT
Protein-coding regions in this window:
- the dhaL gene encoding dihydroxyacetone kinase subunit DhaL is translated as MSFFLNKDGAAIVRSLIGTIQKNKDYLSEIDGAIGDGDHGVNMEKGFSLCESRVDWPTATFFDAARALSRILMMEIGGSMGPIYGTFFGEMAKVAKGKESLSPEDFSEMLHGAISGIEGLGGAQLGDKTLLDTLIPAVNAFDAALAEKRDFKMALSAMSEAAQKGWEATKDMVAKVGRASRLGERSRGVHDAGATSCCLLLTTLAESITPLLKF
- a CDS encoding RpiB/LacA/LacB family sugar-phosphate isomerase, whose product is MSLLMGCDNAAVSFKEKILAFLRDRNVEVEDVGVHSELDEEPYPEVAARLARRIIESGYTKKGVLFCGTGIGMAITANKFPGIYATPVHDVYSAERACLSNDANVITMGARVVGVELAERLLTEWLSLEFIPGRSSSKLEAIKRIEKENFKTFQ
- a CDS encoding sugar ABC transporter permease, yielding MESRTEKLELKDGYLQRPFWERAKPYLIIAPALLLTIGILYPFGMAVYYSLTNLSFRRPTVRFTGFANWGEMFREPSFWHAVWVTVKYAFVTTVSEILLGLGIALLICKKDNFFSRALKVLLVFPLMVAPVIATIIWQLMTNTSVGILEKFLNLFGVYGFPWASSPSTALFTAALIDIWVYTPFVIVLVVAGINSLPKSPFESAQIDGGSPWFTFKNLTLPMLKPFLYIALIFRLMASMQEYGIIFALTKGGPGDTLMNLSLTAYNKGFAFLKFGEAMPYILFLWVIIYIISKKLVSNWLLVQKKASGR
- a CDS encoding dihydroxyacetone kinase subunit DhaK gives rise to the protein MLVGFLRNYSSLLAPTNNPRVVKTRMAGEKGRVGIVTGGGSGHKPAFVGYLGRNMVDAVAVGEIFSSPPAQAFYDAFLAADGGVGVACLYGNYAGDNMNVKMARELAEEDGIKVMTVVANDDVASAPKGQEKKRRGVAGEVLMWKVGGAKAARGASLEEVVAAAQKAIDNTRSVGVGLTPCTIPAVGKPNFQIAPGKMELGIGHHGEPGIRVEDLGDADAVAEKMVDIVVPDLPFVANDEVVVLLSGLGATPVMELYVLFGKVAELLEKRGLRIYSSYVGNYFTSLEMMGATLTVMKLDDELKELMDMEAESMGLTQFGR
- a CDS encoding carbohydrate ABC transporter permease, which codes for MKNRLMEACARNAALLLWALFALFPLVWMLIISFKSDAQMFNTTFFFDPTLENYREVLLKTNYFKCFMDNLIVSAGAVLLSIIVGVPAAYSLARFSFRAKEDLAFTILSFKFAPEILVVLPLFLIYQKIGLYDTYLGLIWVYQLITLPLLVWVLRGYFEDISVEIEQAAQLDGYSRPQIFLRILLPLIKPGLVASSLLAFIFAWNSFTFPLLLSGFKIMPVTVASLRYIASDTVHYGQMAVAAAVTATPEVILALVIQKHLVRGLSFGAVKG